GCATTTATATTTCAAATTAACACATCATCAAATGCAAAAATTTTCAGAGATGGGAATTTCCTATACTCCCGCAAACGGAAAGGAAATGCTCCCCGGCAATGTCGTAAGACTCGCCGCCCTCCAGAATAAGACCATCGAGGTTCACAAGTTCGTATCCGGGCAGGAAACCGGCTACGGCAAAGACCGATATATCGTATCGTGCCGCGACCCGCAGACGGGAACTTGGATGAAATTCTTCACCTCCTCCGAAGAGATGAAACAGATACTCGAAAAAGTTCGCGACGTTGACGGATTTCCATTTGAGACCATCATCCAAAGCGAGGTATTTGACGGAAACAAAGTAAAATACAAGTTTACCTAAGAATCAGCTTTTCGGTCATTTGGCTCAACCTGCCGTTTTTCGTTGTATATTAGCGCAAAAATCATTTTGCAATGAAAAAGATATACGGCGCCAAAGAGCGGCAAGATGGCTTATACTCTATCGGCCGCAACAAATGGGAGGTGTTCTTCGGGTTCTGGAAAGACAATGAAGAAGATGAAAACGGCTTCAACCTCCGCAAAAAATACACCAAGAAGCCGACAAATGAGGAGATTATCAGCGACATCTTCGATGCTCTGAACAAGATGTGCGATGATAAAATCCTCTCCGGCCATACATTCAAAGGTATGCCCGTGTGGTTGTCTAAGGAGAATCAGAGCAACTACGAGACAGCCCGGAACATTGCCCGTGATACCAACGGGGAATCTCTGCCGGAAACATTCAAGTTTGGCGGCGATTTCGACTTGTACCTCTACGACTTCAAGACATTTGAAGATATTGATGATTTCTATATGGGCTGTTACCGATTCATCAAGCAGTGTCTTGCCGAGTGTTGGGCGTACAAAGCCGAGGCGTTGGCATTATTCCCGGTTGCGAACATAAGCCTGCCGGAGTTATGATAGCCAGTGTCGTTATTTCGGCTGTCTTATTTGCGGCATTGATTATCGGCTATGCGTTGAGGCATAAGCATCCCGAATCATTGAGCGCGATTTATTACGGAATGGCAAACGGGTGGATGTTCCCACTTACTCTCGGAGTTTGTGCCGGGCTCATTATCGCGCCGATGTTTGAGATTACGCCGGAGAGGTTTCAGTTCCTTGTGTTCCTGCTTATGGCAGGTGCCATGTTTGTTGCCGCAAGTCCTAAGTATCGTGATGGTCTTGATGGCCCGGTACATTATACCTCTGCCATAATTATGTGTGCTGCTCTATTGGCATGGGTGATAGCAATGGGATATTTTCCATATTTCGGGATTACCGGAGGGATTGTAGGACTATTCAAGCGGAGGTATCTCGTATATGCCTTTGAGGTCGGGATGCTGGTCAATTTATTCTATGTCTTGATTTTTGAATTAGTGTAATATATTAGTGAGTATGTGCATGAGATGGTGCGAATCGAAAGGTTCGTGCCATCTCGCTTTTTTTGCAAGTCGCTTAAATAGGGCGATTTAAGGTGTTTTGCTTATGTCGGTTTTTCGGCAATTCGTTGAATGAGTGGCTTATTCACTTACTTTTGGGCAAAAATAAGACTTATGAAGATAGCCAACGATAAAATCAAACATTTCTCGGCTTGCGCCGTAGTATCATTCACAGCATCAGCCATAGAGTTTAATGCGGAATATCACAACGCATGGATCGCCGGTTTTATCGCTGGCATGGCTATCGGTGTCGGCAAGGAGTATGGTGATAAATGTGCCATAGGAAACAAATGGGATTGGTCAGACATAGGTGCCGATGCTCTCGGTTCGGTTGTCGGTGCGACACTTGGCTCCCTTTTCACATTACTGAAACATTAAATCTTTAAGACATGAACCATATCTCTGAATTTCTCCGCTGGGTGTTCACGGCTATTGGAGCCATAGTAGCAATACTTGAACCAACATTGCCATATCTCATCATTTGCACCCTTATGATATTCGCCGACTGTTTCACCGCCTGGCAACTATCCAAACGAGCCAGAAAAGCTCATCCCGAAAGAGTGAGCGACGACGGCAAAAAATTCAAATCTCAACATTTCGGCAAGGTCATAATGACGGTGTTGAAAGCATGGGCTCTTATCATCATGGCGTTTCTCATGCAGAAGCACATCACCGATGGTTTGCCTATCGACCTTACCAAAGTGGCAGCCGGAGCGATATGCTTTTGGCAGTTGTGGTCCATCCTTGAGAACGAGTCCAGTTGTAACGGCGCAAAGTGGGCGAAACTTCTTCAGCGCATCGTTGTCGATAAGACCGAGCGGCACTTTGACATAGACCTGTCCGAAATCAAATCTAAAACTGAATAATATGACTACAATCAAGAAAGGTAGCCGGGGCGATGATGTGAAGAAGCTCCAGCAGGCATTGAACAAAGCCTGCAACTGCGGTCTGAGCGAAGATGGTGTTTTCGGTGCAAAAACGGAAACCGCTTTGAAGGACTATCAAAGGAAATATGGACTGACTCCCGATGGGATAGCCGGCCCCAAGACCTGGAGCAAGTTGGGCTATTCAACATCGGAGGTGCCTATGTCCCGTCTCATCGACGAGATTATTCTCCATTGTTCCGCCACCAAAGAGGGCGTGAACTTCACAAGCGACTCGGTCAATGCCGCCCACAAAGCGCGCAAGTTCTCAACCTATGTTGATTCCAAGACCGGGAAGACACTTTACATCGGATATCACTTCTATATCCGTCTTGACGGAACAATAGAGGAGTGCCGCCCCATAAACGTGCGCGGATGCCATGCGGTCAATCATAATGCACGCTCCATCGGCATCTGCTATGCCGGCGGTCTTGACAAAGCGGACACCAACGGCACGAAGATAAAGGACACAAGAACACCGGCCCAGAAAGCAGCAATCCTATCACTCTGCAAGCGACTGATTGCCGAGTATCCGACAATTAAGCGCATCATCGGGCACCGCGATACATCGCCCGACCTCAACGGCAATGGAGTTATTGAGCCGTTTGAGTATATCAAAGGCTGTCCGTGCTTTGACGCTATCCCGGAGTACAAACATCTTTTCAAAGTATGAGCCGATGAAGAACCTTGTTATAATCGTGGTATCACTTGCCTCTCTCATGCTTTCCGGGTGCCACTCATCTAAGCAGATGTTACCCTCAACGCCCGTCATTGTCAACAATACGGATAGCGTCAGGATTGAATATATCGAGACCGTCAGGATTGATACCGTTACCATTGAGGTGCCGGTTCCGATGGAATCAGCAAAGCAGGTAGTGCCGGATAGCACGAGCCACCTTGAAACATCTCTCGCCGAGTCCGACGCTTGGATAAATGAAGATGGTACACTCGGCCACTCGATCAAGAACAAGGAGCAGAAACTGAAAGCCGATGTGCCGGTGCCTGTCAAGGATACAAAGACCAACAACACCGAGGCAACAGTCAGAGAGGTGCCTGTTCCTTATCCCGAGCCGGTGTATATCGAGCGTGATTTCTCAAAATGGGAATCGTTCCGGCTTGATGCGTTCTGGTATCTTGTGGGATTAGTTTTGATTTCTTTAGGCTGGATTCTACGAAAGCCTTTGATTACTGCCATTAGGAAATGCTTATAGCAATTTTGATTATGTGTGAAAAGAGCCACGTTGTGAAACGCGGCTCTTTTGCTATGCGAACTTTTAAGAATGTCGTTAGTAATTGGTAGTGGAGCGTCTTTGATGATGTAAATTGATGATGTGTGACGCTCCGGGCTGTCGAGATGGCAGCCCTTTTTTATTTGGCGAGTGATAGACCGTGATAGGCGAGGAATTTTTCAAGCGTCTCAACTGAGATCCTGCCGAGTTGATTAATTTTTCTCAACCCTTTGGCGGTTTGATTTACCAAATCGCCGAGTGTTCTGATTCCTGCTTTTTCAAGAGGGCAAAGGATGCGTAGGGAGATGTCAAACTCTACAAGGTGAGCTTTCAGCAACCTCTCCATGTGGAGCCTCGGCTCATCGTATTTGTCAAATTCATTGCTTGTGGAGGGAGTGTCAAACATGGCTGATTGAATTGATGGGTTAATAAAAAAGCGGAGGGAACCACCCCTCCGCCAAAGTCAAACCAATAAGACCTTTCAGATGGAAAGAACTTATTGATAATGCAAAGTTAACACTTTATTTCAGATTATCCAACACCTGTCGCACGGCTTTTGTAGCTTTATCAGGCGTTACCGAGATATAGGCGTAAAGAGAGGTGCCGCCTTTGTCAACTCTATGGCCCAGGATATAGTCAATGACACTCTCACTGATGCCGAGGTCAAAGGCGTGCTGGCTGAATGATTTTCGCGCCGAGTAGAATATGAGTTGTTTGATGCCCGTTATCTCTGCCAACTTGGGCATATTGACATCGAAGAAGTAATGACAGTTTGATTTTCTCTGAAACTCCGTTACACGGATGAAACCATCGGTGCCCTTGTGACGGGCAATAATATCCTTAGCCTCGTCTGGAATACGGAACTCTACAAACTTGTTCATCTTTGGGCGATTCTCGGTCTTTGTCCTAACGTAGTGGATTGTGTCGGTCTGCTCATTGAAATTGATGTTGAGCAGATCAATCATGTTGATACCGCCAAGATAGTATGAGAGCATGAAGAGGTCCCGGCATTTCATGATGTTAGGCTTAACGCTCTCTATGTCCCGGATTTTTCTTACCTCATCTACGGAAAGCCAAGATTGGCGAACCTCCATCTTTGGCAACTCATATCCGGCAAAGGGGTCCACTCGGAACTGCACATAGCCACATCGCTTGGCATAGTTTAGCAAGACCATCAGGAACACGAGATAGTTGCGAACAGTAGTGGGTTTCAGCCCGCGTTCACGGAGATACTTGTCGAGTCCCAGGATTGTCCCGTGTGTAATGTTCTCAACAAGCATCTTCTCGCTGAGGTGCCCGCTGATAGTTTTCCAGATGTTCACATAGCCCTTGTATGTTCCCGGCTTGATGTGGGCGTTATCCATATACTCCTCGTAGATCGATAATAGGGTGCGGTGCTTATAATTTCCTGCGTTTTTGATTTGGTAAACGAGTTCCGAGCAGGTCAGACCGTTTGTGTATGCCAAATCATCGATCACGCCTTGATAGCGTTGTAGAAGACCACGGAGTTTGGTATTGAGAATGGCTGCATCCGGTCTTTTGACTATTGAGCCATTCTTAAACTCTTTGAGGGATTCGATTGTGATGTCAGTTACTATGTAGCGAGTTTCTCCATTGTGCGCCACTGAGATTCTGACCTTATGCCGACCACCCTTGAGGACTTTCGCCGGCACAATAACTGCGTTCAAGATTGCCATATTTCGGACAATTTTTAGGAAATGTTTTTAGCTCAAAGGGTCAATTTGACGATTGTCGGCTATTGTCAAAAATGACCCGATTTGAAAAGGGTTACTAACAAATCCTATTGAAGTTCAGTTATTTCAGCCTCTTAGAGCGGATTTTACGGCATATTTACGAAAAATTTGTCGTACTTCTGCGTAGTCGGCTGAAAATCTTGTAATTTCAATAGGTCTTAATTCCGTGCCGACAATTTTACGGAAATGTTTTTGAGGATGTTACAGGTCCATAATCTGCTACGAATGTGTCATATTGATTTTTAGTTTTACCAATTATTGAGAATGATTGAAATCGCTTGGTTAATTCTTGGAGTTCATGCTCTGATGCCTTAGGAATCACAACAGACCATTGGAGTGTTCCACAAATACTCTTGCCATAGAAATCAGATGCTGCTTGGGGAGAAGGATATTCCCAGTGATAATTCGGCTCGGATACAAGAAATGACGCATCTATCATATTCTGAATGTTTTCATCATACCATTTGTTGAAATCTTCACTATTACTGTGTATATAAGAGAAAGATTCCAGATACACTATCCTCCACGGTCCTGTAAATTGAGGATTGAATTTTCTATACGATGCTCCTAAAGTAGAGTTATCTGCTTTGCCAATCAAAGTATTGAAAGATTCAGTTTTGAATTTTGCTTCCTCCTCGGTATTTACATATTCTAACCACTTTATAATTAAAGTGGATTCATACGAAAATGATGGCATATTGCGAACTGGGATTGAATATGTCATTATTTCCTCATTTTCTTGACACCATCGTAAATAGTCATTTATACATTCGGGGTTAACAGATATTCCGGATGCTTGATATTCAACAAGCCATTTGTCTTGTGCCATCGGCGTTGGATCATCAGAAGAGCATCCATATAGAAAGATGCTTAATATCCCGATTGTCCAATATAAGTATTTCATTTTCCGATTTGTTTTTCAAGTTGAGTAATACGCTCTTTGAGCATGGCGATAGTTTCTGATTTGGATTTGAGGGCATCGTTTAGAGTAGTGATTGTATCCACAAGACCATTTATACGCGCTATGTCCTCTGAGTTGTCTTCTTTTCTTATGAGCATTTCACCGTTGCCCCTTAGCAGCCACTCAGCAGAGATTTCAGGATATGCCTGAAGAATGCTTACAACTGTTTCGATACTGATACCTCTAAGACCCTTAATCTGGTTATCAAGGGTCTTTTGAGGTATTCCGCTTCTTATGGCAAGTGCGCGAATCGACATGCCGCTATATGCAACGATTTCCTTTAGACGGGTAAGAATGTCCATATTGCCTAAATGTTAATAATTCTAAAAATTAGCCCAAACGAGCCTACATAATTTGCATTATTAGCTCAAATGGGCTAACTTTGCATCATCTTCAATCAAACACTACAAAATTAGCAAATTTGATTGAGATGAGCAAGAACATAATCAACAAAATATAAGCAAGATGACCCCAAACGAGACTAAACTCCAAAACCTCCGCAACTACCTTGATACCCTCATCGGGGAGTATCGGGAGGCAATTTCATCATCCGTCCGCGAGATGGAGAAGTTCAATATCTCTCCCGAAGATTTCCGCAAAGAGTCCGTCAGCCTCAACGTAGCCGCCTTTACCCTCGGCTATCTCAATCTGGCAAAAGAGGTATCCGAAAAATCGGACTACAAAACAACCGAGAATTATATCCGCTTCCACAAGCATCAGATTGAAACCAAGACAATCGGTGAGGCAGGTGTAATCACTCTTGCTCAAAACGCCACAATCTCGGCTCTCTCCACCATCATAGACCTCTACCTCGATAAATAAAGTCAAACCAATAACCTTTTAACAATGGATCAGAACACAGCCTATCAGTACAAGGCACTTAACGAGGACTCTTACAACAGCCTCGCCGCCTTTGCAGTATCCACTCCTGCAACCGTAACCCTCCACCCCGGACTTCTTACCATCGTAATCACCGGCGACGACGCCAACGAGGTTGGCAAGTTCATCGACAGAGAGGGTCTTGACTTCCACATCAACCCGATTGAGTTTCATGACGAGACTCTCGGTGCTGTAATTGACTGCGAGACCACCGATGCTGGCACCCTCCGCAAAATCATCTACCGCATGATGGGAGAGCGCTCCGCGATGGAAGAACACCACAATGGTGCTCTTGCCGAAATTACCGCCCAGCGCGACAGCGCGAAGAAAGACCGTGACATGTATATGCGCTGGTATTCTGATAGCACAAACCGAGAAGACCGCGTCAAAGGTCAGGTTCAGGCAATAGCATTGCTGCTGAACGAAATCTTCCCCGAGAAGTAACCCCCGCCAAAGTCAAACCAACCATAACGGCTGCTCAAGAGTGAGCACATAGCCCAGGGGCAAGAGAGCCCCGACCCCGAAAGGGGTTTTAATCGGGAGTATCGCCAAGCGGTTAAGGCCGGGACCGAAAGTCCTAAGTCGGAGGGTTCGACTCCCCCTGCTCCCACCACCAAAGAAGAGTACCTTGACAAGTCTGGAATTTCCGCTGACACGCCCGGACGGGAGACCGCCGGAACATCAGCGATGAGTAGTAGCCGATAAAGAAGCAGTCGAGTATGCCGAGAGGTGAAAGACACTTTGAAACGGGTCGGTGCTACGGTAAGAAAGAACCATCCGTGCTTATGCCGAAGAATGACGGATGGCGAGTTGAGTCGTGTCCGCTCGTGGCAAATGGACCGGTATAAACTGAATCAATAGCACGTCTGAATCCGAAATCAAAACGTAGCATACCTTATGACCGTCTGAAAATGGTTGACGGGTGAGACAAGGATAGGAACGTGAATGATTATAAATCGAACGGTGTAGCTCAGTTGGTAGAGCGGTCTGTGAAACAGATGCGTCGGCGGTTCGAGCCCGCCCATCGTTCCTCACTCAATTAACAACCTATATGGAAAAGACTATTAAAGTAGCCACTCTCGGCATAGCTGAAGAGCTTAGAAATATGGAGATAGGCGATGTCGTTCAGTTTCCTGTCCCCAAGTATAATTACAATTCAATTCGCACCTCCCCCGGCACCACACTTGTAGCCGAAACAATGGAGGGGCGAAAGTGGAAAACAAGAAAAGACATAGATAACAAATGTGTCTTTGTAACCAGAACCGCATAGACTATGGGAAGATGTCTTGTAACTTCGGTAAACCCTGCGGAGATCATGCTTGAGAATATCTTCCGCGTCATGGAGCGTGAGACGTTCTGCAAAGATACAGCTGCGAAAATCGTTGGCGGTGTGAAGAAGTTAGAGGACTTGATTGCCGCCGGCGAAATTGATGCTGAAAAGGGATGCAATGCCCAAAACAGCAAATGGAAATGCAATGCCGCCCAAGTTCTGCGACATTGCCGGAATATGAGAAACAAATGAACTTACCACATAGTAGCCCGTGAGGGTGTTTTTCATTATAAGAATCAATAGATTGCCTTGAGTGCCCGTGAGGGTCGTGGCATCATCTTTAATCAAACCCCGATAGCCGAGCGGGTAATCTCGGCCACTTGGTCGGTAAAGCTCACGTGTTGGAGGCGTGAGGAGCGAAATAACCGATGGAGCCATCGGCCCTCATGGGTTCGATTCCCATACCGGCCACACCCCAAATTAGAATAATATCATTAACGCCGGATGGTCTGTGAAGATAGTCCGGTTTTTTCACATGAGAGACTGACATTTGGTGAGTGTCCCCCGGGTTGAACCGGGCGTAGGTGAATAATCGCGGCCGCTAAATAGCCTACAAGCAGGTTCGACTCCTGCTCTCTCAACTACATCATCAAAACACATCATCAAAATGGATAAGCCAACAATCTCCAAGCGCATCAGCGCCGGAACTCGCGTCTATTACATCGACGCGCACAACGACCGCAAAGGTCAGCCGTATATTTCCATTTCGGAAATACCTACCGACAAATCGCCAGGCAAAAAGAAAAGGCAGCGTATCTTCCTCCATGCAGAGAACGTGGACCAATTCGCCCAGGCATTTGCCGAGGTCGCAAACCATATTAAGAATGAATCTCAAAGATGACCCGATTGTTCTTCTCGGCTGGAGTTGCCCGTATTGTGGTTCTCCAACGAAACTCGTTGACGACACGGAAATCTACGGGCGATCATACGGCACCAAGTGCTATCTCTGCAAACCGTGTGGGGCATGGGTCGGCTGTCATAA
The DNA window shown above is from Duncaniella freteri and carries:
- a CDS encoding phage holin family protein codes for the protein MNHISEFLRWVFTAIGAIVAILEPTLPYLIICTLMIFADCFTAWQLSKRARKAHPERVSDDGKKFKSQHFGKVIMTVLKAWALIIMAFLMQKHITDGLPIDLTKVAAGAICFWQLWSILENESSCNGAKWAKLLQRIVVDKTERHFDIDLSEIKSKTE
- a CDS encoding N-acetylmuramoyl-L-alanine amidase, with translation MSRLIDEIILHCSATKEGVNFTSDSVNAAHKARKFSTYVDSKTGKTLYIGYHFYIRLDGTIEECRPINVRGCHAVNHNARSIGICYAGGLDKADTNGTKIKDTRTPAQKAAILSLCKRLIAEYPTIKRIIGHRDTSPDLNGNGVIEPFEYIKGCPCFDAIPEYKHLFKV
- a CDS encoding DNA-directed RNA polymerase subunit alpha C-terminal domain-containing protein gives rise to the protein MFDTPSTSNEFDKYDEPRLHMERLLKAHLVEFDISLRILCPLEKAGIRTLGDLVNQTAKGLRKINQLGRISVETLEKFLAYHGLSLAK
- a CDS encoding phage integrase SAM-like domain-containing protein, which produces MAILNAVIVPAKVLKGGRHKVRISVAHNGETRYIVTDITIESLKEFKNGSIVKRPDAAILNTKLRGLLQRYQGVIDDLAYTNGLTCSELVYQIKNAGNYKHRTLLSIYEEYMDNAHIKPGTYKGYVNIWKTISGHLSEKMLVENITHGTILGLDKYLRERGLKPTTVRNYLVFLMVLLNYAKRCGYVQFRVDPFAGYELPKMEVRQSWLSVDEVRKIRDIESVKPNIMKCRDLFMLSYYLGGINMIDLLNINFNEQTDTIHYVRTKTENRPKMNKFVEFRIPDEAKDIIARHKGTDGFIRVTEFQRKSNCHYFFDVNMPKLAEITGIKQLIFYSARKSFSQHAFDLGISESVIDYILGHRVDKGGTSLYAYISVTPDKATKAVRQVLDNLK
- a CDS encoding helix-turn-helix domain-containing protein, producing MDILTRLKEIVAYSGMSIRALAIRSGIPQKTLDNQIKGLRGISIETVVSILQAYPEISAEWLLRGNGEMLIRKEDNSEDIARINGLVDTITTLNDALKSKSETIAMLKERITQLEKQIGK
- a CDS encoding DUF3276 family protein, giving the protein MDKPTISKRISAGTRVYYIDAHNDRKGQPYISISEIPTDKSPGKKKRQRIFLHAENVDQFAQAFAEVANHIKNESQR